CTCCGGGGGCGAGGCGGCCGACTCCACGACCGTGACCGTGGTCAGCCACGACTCGTGGGCCGCGTCCAAGAGTGTCATCGCGGACTTCGAGAAGCGCTCCGGGTACAAGGTCCGCATCCTCAAGGACGGCGATGCCGGACAGGCCGTCAACAAGGCCATCCTCACCAAGGACAACCCGCAGGGCGACGTCTTCTTCGGCGTCGACAACACGCTGCTGTCCCGCGCCCTCGACAACGGCCTCTTCCAGCCGTACGAGCCGAAGGACTCCGGCACGGTCGACCGGCGCTACCGCGTCGACCAGGCCAAGCACCGCGTCACGCCCGTCGACACCGGCGACATCTGCGTCAACTACGACAAGAAGTACTTCACCGACCACAAGCTGGCCCCGCCCGCCTCCTTCGACGACCTCCTGAAGCCGCAGTACAAGAACCTCCTGGTCACCGAGAACGCGGCGACCTCCTCGCCCGGCCTCGGCTTCCTGCTCGGCACCGCCGCCCAGTACGGCGACAAGGGCTGGCAGGACTACTGGAAGAAGCTGAAGGACAACGGCGTCAAGATCGTCGACGGCTGGGAGCAGGCGTACAACCAGGAGTTCTCCGGCTCCGCGGGGGGCCGCAAGGCCAAGGGCGACCGGCCGCTCGCCGTCTCCTACGCCTCCTCGCCGCCCGCCGAGGTCATCTACGCCGACCCCAGGCCGAAGACCGCGCCGACCGGCGTCGTGGACGCCACCTGCTTCCGGCAGGTCGAGTACGCCGGGCTGCTGAGCAACGCCGGGAACACCAAGGGCGGCAAGGCGTTCCTCGACTTCCTGCTCAGTAAGGAGTTCCAGCAGGACATGCCGCTGAACATGTTCGTCTACCCGGTGCGCGCGGGAGCCGCCGTGCCCGCCGACTTCACGACGTACGGTCCGCAGGCCAAGGACCCCCGGACCATGGCCCCCGACCGCATCGCCGCCAACCGCGACCAGTGGGTCAAGACGTGGTCCTCCCTCGTAGTGAAGTAGCCCGCGCGGCAGGCCCCGCCGCGGGGGACCGGGCGCGGCGCCGCCGGGCGAACGCGGCGCGGCTCGGCCTGATGGCCGTGCCCGTCGCGTTCTTCGCGCTGTTCTTCGCCTATCCGGTGGCCGCGATCGTCCGGCGCGGCCTGTACTCCGGCGGCGCCTGGCAGTGGAGCCCGTTCGGCGAGGTGCTGGGCCGGTCCGACATCCGGCACGTGCTGTGGTTCACCACCTGGCAGGCGCTCGCCTCCACCGCGCTCACCCTGCTGATCGCCCTGCCCGGCGCCTATGTGTTCGCCCGCTACGACTTCCCGGGACGGAATGTACTGCGGGCCGTGGTCACCGTGCCGTTCGTGCTGCCCACGGTCGTCGTCGGCACCGCCTTCCTCGCCCTCGTCGGACGCGGCGGACTCCTCGACGACCTGTGGGGGGTGCGCCTGGACACCACCGTGTGGGCGATCCTCCTCGCCCATGTCTTCTTCAACTACGCCGTCGTCGTACGGACCGTGGGCGGCCTGTGGGCCCAGCTCGATCCGCGGCAGGAGGAGGCCGCGCGGATGCTCGGCGCCTCGCCGCTGACCGCCTGGCGCAAGGTCACCCTGCCCGCCCTGGCACCCGCCGTCGCCGCCGCCGCGCTGATGGTCTTCCTGTTCACCTTCACCTCCTTCGGCGTGGTGCAGATCCTCGGCGGCCCCGGCTTCTCCACCCTCGAAGTGGAGATCTACCGGCAGACCTCGCAGATGTTCGACCTGTCCACGGCCGCCGTCCTCACCCTCGTGCAGTTCGCCGCCATGGGAGCCATCCTCGCCGTGCACGCCCGGACCGTGCGCCGCCGGGAGAGCGCGCTGCGGCTGGTGGACGCCGCCCGCACCGCCCGCCGCCCGCGCGGCGCCGGGCAGTGGACGCTGCTGGCCGCCGTCCTCGCGAGCATCGCGCTGCTCGTGCTGCTGCCGCTCGCCGTGCTGGTACAGCGCTCGCTCACCGCACCCGGCTTCGGCTACTACCGCGCGCTGGCCGACCCGGACGGCGGCACCTTCCTGGTCGCGCCGCTCCACGCGGTCGGCGCCTCCCTGTCCTACGCCGCCGCCGCGACCGCCATCGCCGTCGCCGTCGGCTCCCTCGCCGCCGCCGCGCTCACCCGGCGGGACGCCGGACGGCTCGTCCGCGGCTTCGACGCGCTGCTGATGGTGCCGCTCGGCGTGTCGGCGGTGACCGTGGGCTTCGGTTTCCTGATCGCCCTGGACAAGCCGCCGCTGGACCTCAGGCAGTCCTGGATCCTGGTCCCGCTCGCGCAGGCCCTGGTCGGCGTGCCCTTCGTCGTACGGACCATGCTGCCGGTGCTGCGCGCGGTCGACGTACGGCTGCGCGAGGCGGCGGCCGTGCTGGGGGCGTCGCCGTGGCGGGTGTGGCGGGAGGTGGACCTGCCGCTGGTGCGGCGGGCACTGCTGATCGCCGCCGGGTTCGCCTTCGCGGTCTCCCTCGGGGAGTTCGGGGCGACCGTGTTCATCGCCCGGCCCGACAACCCGACCCTGCCGGTGGCCGTGGCCCGGCTGCTCTCCCGGCCCGGCGACCTCAACTACGGCCAGGCCATGGCCCTGTCGACGATCCTCATGGTGGTGTGCGCGGTGGCGTTGCTGGTACTGGAGAGACTGCGCGGCGGCGAGCGGACGGGGGAGTTCTGATGCTGCTCGACCTGCGCGGTGCCACCGTGCGCTTCGGCGGCCGGGCCGCGCTGGACGCGGTCGACCTGGCGGTCGCGGAGCACGAGACCGTGTGCGTGCTCGGCCCCAGCGGCAGCGGCAAGTCGACGCTGCTGCGGGCGGTGGCCGGACTCCAGGCGCTGGACTCGGGGCAGGTGCTGCTCGACGGCCGCGACCAGGCGCGGGTGCCGGTGCACCGGCGCGAGGTCGGCCTGATGTTCCAGGACCACCAGCTCTTCCCGCAGCGGGACGTGGCCCAGAACGTCGCCTTCGGGCCGCGGATGCACGGCGCCACCCGGCAGGAGCAGGCCGCCCGGGTGGCCGAACTCCTCGAACTCGTCGGCCTGCCGGGCGCGGGCGCGCGTCCGGTGGCCGCCCTGTCCGGCGGCGAGCAGCAGCGCGTGGCCCTCGCCCGCGCCCTCGCGCCCCGGCCCCGGCTGCTCATGCTCGACGAACCCCTCGGCCAACTCGACCGCTCGCTGCGCGAACGGCTCGTCGTCGAACTGCGGGAACTGTTCGGGCGGTTGGGCACCACCGTGCTCGCCGTCACCCACGACCAGGGCGAGGCGTTCGCGCTCGCCGACCGGGTGGTGGTGATGCGGGACGGCCGGATCGCCCAGTCCGGCACGCCACTTGAGGTGTGGCAGCGTCCCGCGGACGCCTTCGTCGCCCGCTTCCTCGGCTTCGAGAACGTGATCGAGGCGAAGGTCGACGGCACGGCCGCCCTCACCCCGTGGGGCAAGGTCCCGGTCTCCGAGGACGCGCCCCAGGGCACCCGGACCCTCCTCGTACGCCCCGCCGGTGTCCGCCTCGTCCCGGCGGAGGAGGGCCTGCGCTGCACGGTGGCCGCCCGCACCTTCAAGGGCACCCATGTCGCCCTGCGCCTCCAGCCGCGCGACGCGCCGCCGCTGGAAGCGGCCTGCCCGCTGCGCGCGGCCCCCGGGACCGGGGAGGAGACGGGCGTGGCGTTCGACCCGGACGACGTGGTGGTGCTGGGCTGACCGTACGCCGACGCCTTCCCCCTCCGGTGCGGCGGCGTACGGGAGCGTGTGGCGCTCAGCGAGGCGGTCGGTGCCGGGGCCGGTGCGGTGGACTGCGTCTGCGGGGGAGTCGGAGCCGGGCCGCCAGTCCTCGGTGAACGTGATCTCGGTGCCCCGCGCCGAGCCCTTGACCGGCTGCTCGCCGCTCTTCTGTGCACCGGCGTCGCTGTCCTGCCGGTACACGGTGACGACGGCGGAGAGGTTGGGGCGGCCGGGCGAGGCGGGGAGCGCCCCGGAACCCCCAGGGGGCACAGGTCTGCAAGTGCCCCGCTGGGGGTGTCAACGGATAAGCGGAGGAAGGATGTTTACTTCGCTTGTTCCTTAACTCCGTTGCTCCGCAGGCAGGTTCAGCTCTCCACCGCCGCCGGGTCCATCCACACGATCTCCCAGGAGTGGCCGTCCAGATCGTCGAAGGAACGGCCGTACATGTGCCCGTGGTCCTGCGTCTCGCCGCTCACCGTGCCGCCGGCGGCGACCGCCCTGTCGATCATCGCGTCGACCTTCTCGCGGCTCTCGGCGCTCAGGCAGAGCAGCACCTCGCTGGTCCGGGTGGAGTCCGCGATCTCCTTTCCGGTGAAGTCCGCGTAGCGCTTCTTGCCGAGCAGCATGGTGACGATGGTGTCGCTGATGACGACGCAGGCGCAGTCGTCGCCGGAGAACCGCGGGTTGATGGTGTAGCCCAGCTCGGTGAAGAACTTCCGGGACGCGGCCACGTCCTCGGTCGCCAGGTTCACGAAGATCATCTGCTGGTAGGCGTGCGACATGGTGGGTCTCTCCCCGCTCGGGTGTGTTCGCTGCGTGTGTGCCGTTCGGAAGGGTGGACCGGGGCGCGCCACGGAACTCATCGGTGGAACCCTCCGGGCCCGACTCCTCGGTGGAATCCTCCGGGCCCGCCCCCCCGCCCGCTGCCGCCCGCCGGTCAGCGGGTCAGCGGCAGGGCGGCGAGCGCGGCGATCAGCAGGGTCAGGGGCACGAACAGGGCCAGCAGCGCCCCGGCGCGCAGCGCGGCGGCGGAGCGGAGCGTGGCGCCGGGGGCACCGAGCCTGCGCAGGGCCGCGATGGTGGCGGCCCGCGACTGCCGGGCCTCCACGGCGGCGGTGAGCAGCACGGCCACCGCGCAGCCGGCCACGAGGGCAGCGCCGAGGGCGGTCAGCGGGCCCGGGGAGGGCGCGGCGCCGCCGGACAGCGCGCTCACGGCGTACGCGCCGGAGGCCACGGCGCACACGACGCCCAGCGGGCGCCCGATGCGCCCCGCCTCCTCCATCAGCACCCGCCCGGCGAGCAGGCGTACGGCGCCGGGGCGCACCGCCTGGAGGAGCAGCCCGCACAGGTGGGTGAGGGCGGGTCCGGCCAGGGCGAGGCCGAGCGCGGTCAGCAGCCAGCCGACGAGGACGGGCGCGGAGTCGGCGCTCAGTCCGCCGGGCAGTGCCGTGCGGGAGGAGGGGCTCCGGCCGGCGTAGGCCTCGACCGTCAGGCCCACGGCCAGGACGGCGACGCCCCAGGGCAGGCCGGTGGGGGGCCGGTGCGGCGGGAGCGGCCGGTGCGGGTCGCTGTCGTCCTCGGGCGCGTCCGGGGCGGGGGCCGCTCCGGGCTCCGCCCTGGAGGCGAGGCCGCCGGCCGTCGGCCCGGCGGACGCGGCGCTCCCGGCCGTCGATCCGCCGGTCGCGGCGCTCCCGGCCGCGGAACCGTCGGCCGCGGTCCCGTCGGCCGTGGAACCGGTGGCCGTGGGGCCGGCGGCCGAGGCCCGGCCCGGCCGCGGCGCGGGCCGGGGTTCGCGCGGGCGCAGGGACCAGGCCACCGCCGCCGACGCCAGGGCCGGGACGGTCGCCAGCAGCGTCAGCGTCCCCGGCACCGGCAGCCGCTTGCGCGCGGCCAGGAAGCGGGAGGCGGCGCCGTCCAGGGGCAGGCCGGTCAGGTCGCCGCGCAGATGCAGGAAGGCCAGCAGCGCGAACAGGCAGCCGATCGTGCAGCACACGGCGCTGGTGACCGCCGAGACGGCCATCAGGCGGCCCGGCCCCAGCCCCAGCGCGGACAGCGCGGTGCGCGGCCGGGTGCCCGGGTCGGTGCGGGCCACGGCGACGGTCAGGTACACGGTGGCGGCCAGCGGTGCCGCGCACCAGGAGAGCCGCAGCAGCGCGGCGCCGGAGTGCTCCGGGTGGGCCAGCGCGTAGGCCAGGCTCGACAGCAGCAGGAAGCCGGTGCCCGCCGACGCGGCCACCACCGCCAGGCGGCGCAGCTGGACGGCGGGCCGGGCGACTCGGGTCAGACGGAGAGCGAGCACGCCGCCCGGCCTTCCGTCGCGTCGCCCGCGGGAGGCAGGTGCACGGTCTTCACGCACCGCCCGTCGAGCAGGGCCACCGTGCGGTCGGCGAGGGCGGCGGTCTCCGCGTCGTGGGTGGCCAGCACCACGGTGATGCCGTGCGAGCGGGCCGCCGTGGTGAGGGTGCGCAGCACATGGGCACGGTCGGCGCGGTGCAGCGGGGCGGTCGGCTCGTCGGCGAAGAGCACGGTGGGCGCGGTGGCGAGGGCGCGGGCGATGCACACGCGCTGGCGTTCGGCCTGGCGCAGCTGGTGCGGGCGCCGCCGGGCCAGCTCGCCGACGTCCAGGCGCTCCAGCCACTCCAGGGCGGCCACCTTGGCGCGGCGCCGCCCGCCGCCGCGCAGCATCAGCGGCAGCGCCGTGTTCTCCCAGACGTTCAGCTCGGGCACGAGGGCGGGGGCGGGGTCGACCCAGGCGAAGCGGTCCCGGCGCAGCCGCTCCCGGGCGAGCGGGCCGAGGGTGTGCACGGGGGCGCTGTTGAACCAGACCTCGCCCTCGCGGACCCGCACCGTGCCGGACAGGCAGCGCAGCAGAGTGGTCTTGCCGCTGCCGCTCGGTCCGGCGACCGCGAGGATCTCGCCCTGGCGCACGCCGAGCGAGACGCCGCAGAGGGCGGGGGAGCCGTCCTTGTGGGTGTAGTGCAGGGCGCGTGCCCAGAGTACGTCGTTGTCCGGCGGGGCCACCATGGCGTACACCTCGGTTCGGATCAGGAATGCCGCGCGGGGTGCCGTGCGGGTCCGGGGATCCCTCGTGCCCGTTCTCCGTACGAATCCTCCGTACGGGGGAACGAAGGCGGAGCCGATCGGTCACGTCACGCTAGGCAGCCGAGGCCGGGAGGCCGGACAACACACGGCCCCGGGCCGCCGTTTCCCACTCGAACGGACGGCACCGGGGCCTGTGATGATCATCTGATCGGAGGTACGCGCCTCAGTGGGCGCTCACGGTGACCCGTGACCCGTGGGTCACAGCTTGGTCCATGCCTCCGTCAGCACCGCGCGCAGGATCTGCTCGATCTCGTCGAAGGTCTCCTGATCGGAGATCAGCGGCGGTGCGAGCTGGACGACCGGGTCGCCGCGGTCGTCGGCCCGGCAGTACAGGCCGTTGTCGTACAACGCCTTGGAGAGGAAGCCGTACAGGACGCGCTCGGTCTCCTCGTCGTTGAAGGACTCCTTGGTGTTCTTGTCCTTCACCAGCTCGATGCCGTAGAAGAAGCCGTTGCCGCGGACGTCGCCGACGATCGGCAGGTCGTGCAGCTTCTGGAGGGTGGACAGGAACGCGCCCTCGTTGTCCAGCACGTGCTGGTTGAGGCCCTCGCGCTCGAACAGGTCGAGGTTGGCGAGGCCGACCGCGGCGGAGACCGGGTGGCCGCCGAAGGTGTAGCCGTGCAGGAAGGTGTTGTCACCCTTGTAGAACGGCTCGGCCAGGCGGTCGGAGATGATGCAGGCGCCGATCGGGGAGTAGCCCGAGGTCATGCCCTTGGCGCAGGTGATCATGTCCGGGACATAGCCGAACTTGTCGCAGGCGAACATCGTGCCCAGGCGGCCGAAGGCGCAGATGACCTCGTCGGAGACGAGCAGCACGTCGTACTGGTCGCAGATCTCGCGCACCCGCTGGAAGTACCCGGGCGGCGGCGGGAAGCAGCCGCCCGCGTTCTGCACCGGCTCCAGGAAGACGGCGGCGACCGTCTCCGGGCCCTCGAAGAGGATCTGCTGCTCGATCTGGTCGGCGGCCCAGCGGCCGAACGCCTCCGGGTCGTCGCCGAAGATCGGGGCGCGGTAGATGTTGGTGTTGGGGACCTTGTGCGCGCCCGGCACCAGCGGCTCGAAGGGGGCCTTCAGGCCCGGCAGGCCGGTGATGGACAGGGCGCCCTGCGGGGTGCCGTGGTAGGCGACCGCGCGGGAGATGACCTTGTACTTGGTGGGCTTGCCGGTCAGCTTGAAGTACTGCTTGGCGAGCTTCCAGGCGGTCTCCACGGCCTCGCCGCCGCCGGTGGTGAAGAAGACCTTGTTCAGGTCGCCCGGCGCGTAGTCGGCCAGGCGCTCGGCCAGCTCCACGGCCTTGGGGTGGGCGTACGACCACACGGGGAAGAAGGCCAGCTCCTGCGCCTGCTTGAACGCGGTCTCGGCCAGCTCGGTGCGGCCGTGTCCGGCCTGGACCACGAACAGGCCCGCGAGGCCGTCCAGGTAGCGCTTGCCCTGGTCGTCGTAGATGTAGGTGCCCTCACCGCGCACGATGGTCGGCACGGGGGCGTTCTCGTACGAGGACATGCGGGTGAAGTGCATCCACAGGTGGTCGTACGCGGTTCGGCTGAGGTCCTTGCTCACGGTTATCGGGTTCCCCACATGTAGGTCTGCTTCTTGAGCTTCAGATAAACGAAGCTCTCGGTGGAGCGCACCCCGGGCAGCGCCCGGATGCGTTTGTTGATGACGTCCAGCAGGTGGTCGTCGTCCTCGCAGACGATCTCGGCGAGGATGTCGAACGAGCCCGCGGTCATCACCACGTACTCGACTTCCGACATGTCAGTCAGCGCGTCCGCGATGGCCTCGACATCACCCTCGACGTTGACGCCGACCATCGCCTGCCGGCGGAAGCCCACGGTGAGCGGGTCCGTGACGGCGACGATCTGCATGACGCCCTGGTCCAGCAGCTTCTGCACGCGCTGGCGCACGGCCGCCTCGGAGAGGCCGACGGCCTTGCCGATCGCCGCGTAGGGACGGCGGCCGTCCTCCTGGAGCTGCTGGATGATGGCGAGGGAGACGGCGTCCAGCTGGGGGGTGCCGTTCCCGGTGCGGGACTCGCGGGACGAGTCCCTCTGCTCTGCGCTTCGACTGGCCACGTCCTCACTGTGCACGACGTCTCGACAGTTCCGCAAGCCCGAATCGATGAAATTCGTTGTTTGGAACGTCGAGACATACGGATTTCGCAGAAGTCGTTGGGTCGGGGGTGTTGAAAACGTCAGCAGGCGGACTAGGGTGGGTGTCTCAGCCAATGGACACCTTGACCCACCAGGAGGGCCGGCAGTGAGCACCGAGCTGCGTCGTCTGCGCAACTACATCGACGGTGAGTTCCGGGACGCCGCCGACGGACGGACCACCGAGGTGGTCAACCCCGCGACCGGAGAGGCGTACGCGACCGCGCCGCTGTCCGGTCAGGCGGACGTCGACGCCGCCATGGCGGCCGCCGCCGCGGCCTTCCCGGCCTGGCGCGACACCACCCCGGCCGAGCGGCAGAAGGCGCTGCTGAAGATCGCGGACGCCTTCGAGGAGCGCGCCGAGGAACTGATCGCGGCCGAGGTGGAGAACACGGGCAAGCCCATCGGGCTGACCCGCTCCGAGGAGATCCCGCCGATGGTCGACCAGATCCGCTTCTTCGCGGGCGCGGCGCGGATGCTGGAGGGCCGCTCGGCCGGCGAGTACATGGAGGGGCTGACCTCCATCGTCCGGCGCGAGCCGATCGGTGTCTGCGCGCAGGTCGCGCCGTGGAACTACCCGATGATGATGGCCGTCTGGAAGTTCGCCCCCGCCCTCGCGGCCGGCAACACCGTCGTGCTCAAGCCGTCGGACACCACCCCCGCCTCCACCGTCCTGATCGCCGACATCATCGGCTCGGTCCTGCCCAAGGGCGTCTTCAACGTCGTCTGCGGCGACCGCGACACCGGCCGCCTCATGGTCGAGCACGACACCCCGGCGATGGCCTCCATCACCGGCTCCGTGCGCGCCGGCATGTCGGTCGCCGAGTCCGCCTCCAAGGACCTCAAGCGCGTCCACCTGGAGCTGGGCGGCAAGGCCCCCGTCGTGGTCTTCGAGGACGTCGACATCGACAAGGCGGTCGCGGGGATCTCGGAGGCCGGCTACTTCAACGCCGGCCAGGACTGCACCGCCGCCACCCGCGTGCTGGTCCAGGAGTCGGTCCACGACGCGTTCGTCGCCGCGCTCGCCAAGGCCGCCGAGGACACGAAGACGGGCCGGCCCGACGACGAGGACGTGGCGTACGGCCCGCTGAACAACCCGAACCAGCTCAAGCAGGTGGCCGGCTTCATCGAGCGGCTGCCCGCCCACGCCAAGGTCGAGGCCGGCGGCCACCAGGTCGGCGACAAGGGCTACTTCTACGCCGCGACCGTCGTCTCCGGCCTCAAGCAGGACGACGAGATCATCCAGAGGGAGGTCTTCGGCCCGGTCATCACCGTCCAGTCCTTCACCGACGAGGACCAGGCCGTCGAGTGGGCCAACGGCGTCGAGTACGCGCTCGCCTCCTCCGTGTGGACCAAGGACCACGGCCGCGCCATGCGGATGTCCAAGAAGCTCGACTTCGGCTGCGTGTGGATCAACACCCACATCCCGCTGGTCGCCGAGATGCCGCACGGCGGGTTCAAGAAGTCCGGCTACGGCAAGGACCTGTCCGCGTACGGCTTCGAGGACTACACGCGCATCAAGCACGTGATGACGTCGCTGGACGGCTGAGCCCGTACGACGCGTACACGACCCGTACGGCCCGTACGACCCGTACGCGACCTTACGACTCGTACAGCCGGCAGCCGGCACCCCTGGCCCGCACCGCGGCCCCGGACGGAGGACGGACCGTCCGGGGCCGCGGTGCGCTCTCGTGCGGGGGGGCGGCCGTACGGCCTCGGCGTCGCCGTGTTCCCGTACGCCGCCGGGATCGACAAGGTGTCGGGAAGCCCCCGCCGGGCTCGACGGAGCGTCGATTGTCCGGCGGGGAAGCGGGCGGCATGCTGCGGGGATGCCCCGGACACCGCTGACGCCCCCGTTCCGCACCCCGCCGCGCACACCGGCCCCGCCCTCCCGCCGCTCGCTGCTGCGCGCCCTCGGCGGCACCGCCGTGCTCGGGGCGCTCGCCGGATGCGGGGTCCCCGCCGCCTACGTCAGCCCCGGCGACCGCGCCGCCACCGACACCTCCGCCACCGACAAGCGGCTGAGCTGGTCGAACTGGCCGCTCTACATCGACACCGACGACAAGAACCCCAACCGGCGGCCCACCCTGGAAGCCTTCCAGAAGCGCACCGGGATCTCCGTCCACTACGCCGAGGACATCAACGACAACGACGAGTTCTTCGGCAAGATCAGCCCGTCCCTGATGAACCACCAGAAGCCCGGCCGCGACCTCGTCGTCATCAGCGACTGGATGTGCGCGCGCTTCGTACGCCTGGGCTGGGTGCAGGAGATGGACCGCGCCCGGCAGCCGAACGTCGCCCGCCACCTCGACCCGCTGCTGCGCTCACCCGCCTTCGACCCCGGGCGCAAGTTCACCGTGCCCTACCAGTCCGGCATCACCGGCATCGCCTACAACCGCCGCAAGCTCGGCCGGGACATCCACCGCGTCGCCGACCTGTGGGCGCGCGACCTCAAGGGCCGGGTGACCCTGCTCTCCGGCCTCGACGAGGCGTTCGCCCTGCTGATGCAGGCCGACGGCGTCGACATCCGCACATGGACGGCGGACGACTTCCACCGGGTCTGCGACCAAGTGGAGCGGCAGCTCGCCCGCGGCCAGATACGCCGCTTCACCGGTAACGACTACACCAAGGACCTCGTCAGCGGCGACGTCCTGGCCTGCCAGGCGTACTCCGGCGACGTGATCCAGCTCCAGGCCGACAACCCCGACATCCGCTTCGTCGTCCCCGAGGAGGGCGCCGAACTCTGGTCGGACTCCCTGATGATCCCCAACCTGGCCGACCACAAGGCCAACGCCGAGCGCCTGATCGACTACTACTACCAGCCCGAGGTCGCCGCCGAACTGGCCGCCTGGGTGAACTACGTCTGCCCGGTCCCCGCCGCCCAGGACATCCTCGCCGCCTCCGACGACGAGGACACCGCCGCCCTCGCCGAGAACCCCCTCATCTTCCCCGACACCACCATGCGCCGCCGCCTGGCCATCGCCCGCGACATCACCTCCACGGAACGCGTCGAGTTCGCCAAGCGGTGGAACACGCTGGTGGGGTTGTAGGGCGCGAGGCGGGGGCGGGGGCGGTGCGGTTCTGAGGGTGAGCGATCACGGTTCGGTGATGCCAGCATTTCCTGTCGAATATCCCGTGATCATCATCACTCCACATGCGGTCGGCTCATACGCCCAGAAATACGCCGTGGGATATCGCCCGAACGGCTTCTACTATGCGGGCGTGGACAAGGACCCCAGCACCTACACCACGGAGCGCGTGACCGGAACAGTCACGAAGGGTCCTCACAACATCTGCCGAATTAGCCGCCCGTAGAAAGGAGCACATCATGGATATTCCTCGGTTGATCGGTCAATTGATGAGTGTGCGCGTCGTTGAATACTTGGAGGAGGACCCCGTCGGCCTCTTTCCGATACCTCGCCTGTATCCGCCTGCGGGCCCACAGCAGGTGCGCGCGCTGGAGGTGAGGGCTGGGCAGCAGCTGGAGGCCGGGTATCGTACGTTTCTCTCCCTCTCCGACGGCCTGGACGGCTTCCACCTCACCATGCCTCTCTTCGGCTGCAAGGACTGGAGGGAAGAAGACGGCATGGGCGCGGCATCGCTCCGTTTCCTGGACGGTCTCAGGGACACCGGTATCCCGGCGGATGTCGGTCTACCCGAGGACGTAACGCTCTTCCCGGTGTCGGTGAACAGGGACGTGTCGCAGGGAGTGTTCATGCTCGACCTGCCGGAGCGCTGGTGGTGGGTCGGCGGCGAAGGCAGCAGTTCCTTCTTTGAGACCTTCGCCGACCTTCTCAAGTACGCAATCGATCCCTCTCGATGTCACCCCGCGAGTACGTGGCATGAACGAACGTCGTTGCAGTACCGGCTTGTTGGCGCAACATTAGGTGCTCGTTGAACACCGCGGCCGACGCCCTCCTCACCGCTGACGGCCCCGGCGGCGCCTCCGGCTACACCTAAGACAGCGACGG
The sequence above is drawn from the Streptomyces sp. SAT1 genome and encodes:
- a CDS encoding thiamine ABC transporter substrate-binding protein → MHHKTFAAAAAGLGLVALCACGSSGGEAADSTTVTVVSHDSWAASKSVIADFEKRSGYKVRILKDGDAGQAVNKAILTKDNPQGDVFFGVDNTLLSRALDNGLFQPYEPKDSGTVDRRYRVDQAKHRVTPVDTGDICVNYDKKYFTDHKLAPPASFDDLLKPQYKNLLVTENAATSSPGLGFLLGTAAQYGDKGWQDYWKKLKDNGVKIVDGWEQAYNQEFSGSAGGRKAKGDRPLAVSYASSPPAEVIYADPRPKTAPTGVVDATCFRQVEYAGLLSNAGNTKGGKAFLDFLLSKEFQQDMPLNMFVYPVRAGAAVPADFTTYGPQAKDPRTMAPDRIAANRDQWVKTWSSLVVK
- a CDS encoding ABC transporter ATP-binding protein — its product is MVAPPDNDVLWARALHYTHKDGSPALCGVSLGVRQGEILAVAGPSGSGKTTLLRCLSGTVRVREGEVWFNSAPVHTLGPLARERLRRDRFAWVDPAPALVPELNVWENTALPLMLRGGGRRRAKVAALEWLERLDVGELARRRPHQLRQAERQRVCIARALATAPTVLFADEPTAPLHRADRAHVLRTLTTAARSHGITVVLATHDAETAALADRTVALLDGRCVKTVHLPPAGDATEGRAACSLSV
- a CDS encoding ABC transporter ATP-binding protein, producing the protein MLLDLRGATVRFGGRAALDAVDLAVAEHETVCVLGPSGSGKSTLLRAVAGLQALDSGQVLLDGRDQARVPVHRREVGLMFQDHQLFPQRDVAQNVAFGPRMHGATRQEQAARVAELLELVGLPGAGARPVAALSGGEQQRVALARALAPRPRLLMLDEPLGQLDRSLRERLVVELRELFGRLGTTVLAVTHDQGEAFALADRVVVMRDGRIAQSGTPLEVWQRPADAFVARFLGFENVIEAKVDGTAALTPWGKVPVSEDAPQGTRTLLVRPAGVRLVPAEEGLRCTVAARTFKGTHVALRLQPRDAPPLEAACPLRAAPGTGEETGVAFDPDDVVVLG
- a CDS encoding ABC transporter permease; amino-acid sequence: MAVPVAFFALFFAYPVAAIVRRGLYSGGAWQWSPFGEVLGRSDIRHVLWFTTWQALASTALTLLIALPGAYVFARYDFPGRNVLRAVVTVPFVLPTVVVGTAFLALVGRGGLLDDLWGVRLDTTVWAILLAHVFFNYAVVVRTVGGLWAQLDPRQEEAARMLGASPLTAWRKVTLPALAPAVAAAALMVFLFTFTSFGVVQILGGPGFSTLEVEIYRQTSQMFDLSTAAVLTLVQFAAMGAILAVHARTVRRRESALRLVDAARTARRPRGAGQWTLLAAVLASIALLVLLPLAVLVQRSLTAPGFGYYRALADPDGGTFLVAPLHAVGASLSYAAAATAIAVAVGSLAAAALTRRDAGRLVRGFDALLMVPLGVSAVTVGFGFLIALDKPPLDLRQSWILVPLAQALVGVPFVVRTMLPVLRAVDVRLREAAAVLGASPWRVWREVDLPLVRRALLIAAGFAFAVSLGEFGATVFIARPDNPTLPVAVARLLSRPGDLNYGQAMALSTILMVVCAVALLVLERLRGGERTGEF
- a CDS encoding aspartate aminotransferase family protein: MGNPITVSKDLSRTAYDHLWMHFTRMSSYENAPVPTIVRGEGTYIYDDQGKRYLDGLAGLFVVQAGHGRTELAETAFKQAQELAFFPVWSYAHPKAVELAERLADYAPGDLNKVFFTTGGGEAVETAWKLAKQYFKLTGKPTKYKVISRAVAYHGTPQGALSITGLPGLKAPFEPLVPGAHKVPNTNIYRAPIFGDDPEAFGRWAADQIEQQILFEGPETVAAVFLEPVQNAGGCFPPPPGYFQRVREICDQYDVLLVSDEVICAFGRLGTMFACDKFGYVPDMITCAKGMTSGYSPIGACIISDRLAEPFYKGDNTFLHGYTFGGHPVSAAVGLANLDLFEREGLNQHVLDNEGAFLSTLQKLHDLPIVGDVRGNGFFYGIELVKDKNTKESFNDEETERVLYGFLSKALYDNGLYCRADDRGDPVVQLAPPLISDQETFDEIEQILRAVLTEAWTKL
- a CDS encoding VOC family protein — its product is MSHAYQQMIFVNLATEDVAASRKFFTELGYTINPRFSGDDCACVVISDTIVTMLLGKKRYADFTGKEIADSTRTSEVLLCLSAESREKVDAMIDRAVAAGGTVSGETQDHGHMYGRSFDDLDGHSWEIVWMDPAAVES
- a CDS encoding Lrp/AsnC family transcriptional regulator; translated protein: MHSEDVASRSAEQRDSSRESRTGNGTPQLDAVSLAIIQQLQEDGRRPYAAIGKAVGLSEAAVRQRVQKLLDQGVMQIVAVTDPLTVGFRRQAMVGVNVEGDVEAIADALTDMSEVEYVVMTAGSFDILAEIVCEDDDHLLDVINKRIRALPGVRSTESFVYLKLKKQTYMWGTR